GTACGGCACGGGCCAGAAGCTGTTGCACATCGGCCTCCAATGCCGCCCAGTCGGTGTGCGGCACATGGCCCAGCGTGCGCAGGTCGTCGCGTGTCAGGTACTTCTCCAGGAGTGCCATGCGCAGCTTGATGGCCGTTTCGATGTACGCAATCATCTCGCCTGGGGGCGCATGGTTGCGCCCTTGCGTGCTGGGCTCGGTGCGGAACATGTGACCCCAACGCTCCAGCAGGTCCAAGTCGCCCCCCATCCAGTGCAGCATCAGTCCCATCCAGCGGTAGGCCAGCGCCTGGACTTCGGGGGTGTCAGGTGGCAACTGGCGGTCCATGGCGCTTTGCACCAGGTCCTTCACGACCAGCCAATCCGACTCAATCAGGTTCCAGCTGCTGAAGATCTGCTTGAGTTCGGCCGAGCTGAAATACTTTCCATAGGTGGTCATGAGCGCCAGCGCTTCGAGCCAGTTACCCATGTCAGGCTCGGCCCCCGCCATCAGGCCGTCGCGCAGCATGGTCAGGCGCCCGCGCAGTTCCGTGGCTTGCGCTATTTGTTGGTCCAGCGCGCGGATCTGCTGGCCGATGATGCGTTCGGGCGCCACACTGTCGCCCTCCAGCAGGTGGGTGATGTCATTGAGCGCCAGACCCATCTGGCGCATCGTCTGGATGGCGTGCAGCCGCTGCACATCGGCCTGGCCGTAAAGGCGGTAACCCGACTCTGACCTGCCCGAAGGCGTGAGCAGGCCGATGGCGTCGTAATGGTGCAGCGTGCGAACCGTCAGGCCCGCGCGCTGCGCCAGCTCTCCCACCTTCAGCAGCATCTGGAAGCTCAGCGCTTCACAGAAATCAGCTCGATCTCAAAGTTCAGCGTGGCGTTGGGTGGAATCACGCCGCCAGCGCCGTTGGCACCATAGGCAATGCCGGGCGGGCAAGTCAGCTTGGCCTTGCCGCCGGGCTTCATTCGCTGCACGCCTTCGGTCCAGCAGGGAATCACGCGGTTGAGCGGAAACTCGGTCGGCTCACCGCGCTTGTAAGAGCTGTCGAACTCCTTGCCATCGAGGAACATGCCCTTGTAATGCACCTTCACGGTATCGGTAGCCTTGGGCGACTCGCCGGTTCCGTCTTTGATCGATTGGTACACCAGACCGCTGCCGGTAGTGACAGGGGCTGTCTGCGCCATGGTGGCAGGGGCAAGGGCCAGCGAAGCGAGCAAGGCGAAAAGAACGCGCATGAAGAAAACTCCAGGAAAAAACGAAGGCCTGATGTTAGGGGCTTTTGCCTGTAACGCATTGCGAAGTCTTGCGGTTGTTTAGTTGCCAACCTCTGTGCCCCTTTTGAGGGCGGTGAATGTGCTTCTGGCGTTGTTAGTAGGGGCTGATTCAAAAGTGAAGTGCCCCCATTCGGCTCTTGCGAGTCACGCACACCATGTACGATTTGAGTGAGTGCCTCTCTAATTAATTAACGCAATTGCATGGATTTTCCTATTTGGATAAGGGAAATGGAAATTGTTGGCTGGCTGAATGTTAGTCCACTTGATCGCCGGGTTGGTCATCACGCAGCGGCTGTTGCGCCTCGACCAATTTGAGCAAAAGAGAGACTTCAGGGCGGCCTGACCAACTCCCCAGCGTGTAGCTTGCTCCGTAACCAGCAATGAGTATTAGGAAAAATGGGTGGACACCAAAACCCGTTCTGAAAATGTCTAAGGCGGCAAATAAAGCGCACAGAATGGAGCATGTCAGAATTATTACTCGAACGGAACGCCAGCCTTCGTGTTGCTGACGAAGCCAAGCAAGCATCTTTTTTTCTTCTTTGGTAAACTGCATTTTGATAATTATATATTTATGAAAATTATTTTATAAAAGAACTTTTATAAAAAGTTATTTGTAAAACTCGCAAACTTCTGTATTTATTTTTTGGGAAAATAAATTTAATTTTTGGTTTATGCCAATGATACTAAATTTATTCCAGTTTGTTACCAAGTCTGCTCTGCTAAACGGACTGTTGCGGTGCTGAAGCATTCGCAGACAGCGTTGACAGAAATGGCCCCCTGTATGAATGCTCGCTGTGTGGCGGAACAAAAAAGGCCTGATCTCTCAGGCCTTTTTTGTCTACTTCCATAGGGCTGCACCGCTTTGCGCAGAGTCCGCCCAGGCGCAGAGAAATCTCGGCTTAAGCCATCTCTTCCACCGGCACACAGCTACAGAACAGATTCCGATCCCCATACACGTTATCCACGCGCCCCACGGGCGACCAGTACTTGGCTTGGCGCAGCGCAGCCACGGGGTAGGCGGCGGCTTCGCGGGTGTAGGGGCGGGTCCAGTCGCCGCTCAGCAGGCTTTCTGCAGTGTGAGGCGCATTTTTCAACGGGTTGTTGTCCTGCGGCAGCTTGCCTGCTTCAATCTGGCGGATTTCTTCGCGGATGGCGATCATCGCGTCGATGAAGCGGTCCAGCTCTGACAGGGTTTCGCTCTCAGTGGGTTCCACCATCAGTGTGTTGGGCACGGGAAAGCTCAGTGTGGGCGCATGGAAGCCGTAGTCGATGAGGCGCTTGGCCACGTCTTCGGCCATGACGCCGCTGGTGTCCTTGAGGTGGCGCAGGTCCAGAATGCACTCGTGGGCGACGTGGCCGGGCTTGCCGTCTTTGCCCTCGCTGGCGTACAGCGTGGGGTAGTGGTCTTTGAGGCGGGCGCTGATGTAGTTGGCGCTGAGGATGGCGGTTTCGGTGGCGGCTTTCAGGCCGTCGGCGCCCATCATGCGGATGTACATCCAGCTGATGGGCAGCACGGCGGCGTTGCCAAGGGGCGCGGCGCTGACGGGGCCCACTTTGCCTGCGGCGGGCGCTTGCGGCTGGTCGCTCTGACCGGGCAGGCCGGGCAGGAAGGGCACGAGGTCTGCCACCACGCACACGGGGCCCACGCCGGGGCCGCCGCCGCCGTGGGGGATGCAGAAGGTTTTGTGCAGGTTCAGGTGGCTCACGTCGCCGCCAAACTCGCCGGGGGCGGCCACGCCCACCAGGGCGTTCATGTTGGCTCCGTCCACATACACGCGGCCGCCGTGGCTGTGCACCAGGGCACACAGCTCTTTCACGCTGGTCTCAAACACGCCGTGCGTGCTGGGGTAGGTGATCATGATGGCTGCCAAGTGGGCGCTGTGCTGTTCGCACTTGGCTTGCAGGTCGGCCATGTCCACGTTGCCGTTGTCGTCGCACTTGGTCACCACCACCTGCATGCCTACCATCTGCGCGCTGGCGGGGTTGGTGCCGTGGGCGCTGCTGGGGATGAGGCAGATGTTGCGATGGCCTTCGCCACGCGACTCGTGGTAGCCCTTGATGGCCAAGAGGCCCGCGTATTCGCCCTGGCTGCCTGCGTTGGGTTGCAGGCTGATGCCTGCGTAGCCAGTGGCCTGGCACAGCCAGGCGCGCAGCTGCTCGTCCAGCTCTTGGTAGCCTTGCTGCTGGTCTGCCGGGGCGAAGGGGTGCACGCCAGCAAACTCGGGCCAGGTGATGGGGATCATCTCGCTGGTGGCGTTGAGCTTCATGGTGCAGCTGCCCAGTGGGATCATGCTGCGGTCCAGCGCCAGGTCTTTGTCTGACAGCGCGCGGATGTAGCGCAGCATGCCGGTCTCAGAGTGGTGGGTGTTGAAGACCGGGTGCGTGAGGTAGCTGCTGGTGCGGCGCAGTGCGGCGGGGATCAGCAGCTCCACGCCGTTTTCAAACGCGCTGAAGCTGGGCAGGGCTTGGCCGTCTTTGGCGAAAATTTTCCACAGCAGCTCGATGTCGGCGCGTGTGGTGGTTTCATCGAGCGCAATGCACAGGTACTCTTCAAAGTAAATGCGCAGGTTAGCGCCCATGGATACGGCGCGGGAAGCTATGGTTTTGGTAGCGGCGCCGGTGTGCAGGCTCAGGGTGTCGAAACTGGCTTGTTCGCGCACGGGGGCGCCGAGTTGCTTCAGGCCTTGGGCCAGGATGGCGGTGTAGCTGGCCACGCGCTGGGCAATGCGCTTGAGGCCCTGGGGGCCGTGGTACACGGCGTACATACTGGCCACCACAGCGGGCAGCACCTGGGCCGTGCAGATGTTGGAGGTGGCCTTTTCGCGGCGGATGTGCTGTTCGCGCGTTTGCAGGGCCAGTCGGTAGGCGGGCTTGCCGTGCGCGTCCACGCTCACGCCCACCAGGCGCCCGGGCATGCTGCGCTTGAATTCGTCGCGGCAGGCCATGTAGGCGGCGTGCGGGCCGCCCGCGCCCATGGGCATGCCAAAGCGCTGGGTGGTGCCGACCACAATGTCTGCACCCTGTTCACCGGGCGGGGTGATGAGCGTGAGGGCCAGCAGGTCTGCCGCCACGATGAAGGCGGCTTGCTTGGCGTGGGCTGTTTCCGCGTCGGCACGCAGGTCATCAATGCGGCCGCTGGTGGACGGGTATTGCGCCAGCACGGCAAAGTAGTCGCCCGCCAGCAGGGTGTTCCATTCTTCGGCGGAGTTGGCCAGCTTGACCTCGATGCCCAGTGGCAGAGCGCGGGTCTGGATGACTTCGATGGTTTGCGGATGCGCGTCACCCGCCACCACAAACACGTTGCTCTTGCTTTTGACCGAGCGCTTGGCCAGTGTCATGGCCTCGGCAGCGGCGGTGGCTTCGTCGAGCATGGATGCGTTGGCAATCGGCATGCCCGTCAGGTCGCACACCATGGTCTGGAAGTTGACCAGGGCTTCCATGCGGCCTTGGGATATTTCAGCCTGGTAGGGCGTGTAGGCGGTGTACCAGGCGGGGTTCTCCAGGATGTTGCGCAGGATGACGCCGGGCGTGTGGGTGCCGTAGTAGCCCTGGCCGATAAAGCTCTTGAGCAGCTGGTTCTTGCCCGCAATGGCCTTGAGTTCGGCCAGCGCGGCGGCTTCGGTCGTGGCCGGGGGCAGGTCCATGGCGCTGCTGCGGGCGATGGAGCGGGGCACGATGGAGTCGATCAGCGCGCGGCGCGAGGCCTCGCCAATCACCGAGAGCATGTGCGCTTCATCAGCCGCATCAATGCCGATGTGGCGGGGCAGGAATTCGGTGGCGTTTTCAAGCTCGGACAACGGCAGGGATGTGGGCAGGGCGGCGGTCATGGCGGGCAGTCTGGGGTGCTATGAAAAAGAGAGCTGGCTGCGCTGATTCGATGGGCTTTGCAAAGGATTTCTTTTGAAACCCTGATGAATAAAGCGCAGGCAGCTATGGTTTTTGAAGCTGAATGGGCCGCAGAGCCCACCCAGCCATCAGGGCATCACGCGTTGGCAGCGAAGGCTGTGTAGGTGGTTTCGTCCATCAGGCCGTCGAGCTGGCTGGCGTCGGCCAGCTTGACCTTGAAGAACCAGCCGGTGTTCAGCGGGTCGCTGTTGGCCAGCGAGGGGTCGGCGCGCAGGGCTTCGTTCACTTCCACGATCTCGCCGGTGACGGGCATGTACACATCGGCAGCGGCCTTCACCGACTCGACCACGCCAGCCACATCGCCTTGGTTGAATGTGGCGCCCACTTCGGGCAGGTCCACAAACACCACATCGCCCAGCGCGTCCTGCGCGTGCACGGTAATGCCCACCACAGCGGCAGCGGCGTCAGCGGTGTTGATCCACTCGTGTTCTTTGGAAAATTTGACGGTCATGAGGGGCTCCTCGAAATGGGTTGAAAAGGGTTTGAAAACGCGAAACCTGAATGTAGCGGCTGCAGCAGGGGCGGCGTATGACGCAGCATCGCCCCGCTGGCTTCAGCCGCGAAAGTAGTTGGCGGGCGTGAAAGGCATGGCGCGCACTTCCATGGGCACGGCCTTACCACGCACGATGGCGTTCACGCGCGTGCCGATGGCGGCAAACGCAGGCAGCACGTAGCCCATGGCCACGGGTTCGTTCACCGTGGGGCCCAGAAGGCCGCTGGTGACTTCGCCAATCTTCTGGCCGCCTTCGCTTTGCAGCTCGGTGTGCTCGCGCACGGGCACACGCTCCAGCGCGACCAGCCCGACACGTTTGCGGGGCAGGGGGGCGGGGTTGTCGATCTGCGCCAACACCTTGTCTGCGCCAGGGAAGCCGCCAGAGCGTGCACCACCGGTACGGCGCACTTTCTGAATGGCCCAGTTCAGCGCTGCCTCGGGTGGCGTGGTGGTGGTGTCGATGTCATTGCCATACAGGCACAGACCGGCTTCGAGCCGCAGCGAATTGCGCGCACCCAGGCCAATGGGCTTGACCTCGGGCTGGGCCAGCAGGGCGCGGGCCAGGGTGTCGGCCTGCGCTGCGGGCACCGAGATTTCAAAACCGTCTTCGCCGGTGTAGCCGCTGCGGGTCACAAAGCAACCGCAGCCTGCGATGGTGAATGTGCCGCCTGTCATGAACACCAGCTTTTCAACGCCGGGCGCCAGGCGGGCGAGGGCGGTGACGGCCTGCGGGCCTTGCAGCGCGAGCAAGGCGTGGTCGGGCATGGGTACCACCTTGCAGCGCTGGCCAATGCGGGCCTGGATGTGGGCAATGTCGCCCACCTTGCAGGCGCCGTTGACGATGACGAACAGCGTTGGCTCGCCGTCCACCACGCCTTGGTTGAAGAACATCAGGTCATCAATGATGGTGCCTTCGTCGGTCAGCAGCAGGCCGTAGCGCTGCTTGCCCACGGGCAGGTCGATCACGTCCACGGGCATCAGGGTCTCGAACGCGGCGGCGGCGTCGGCACCGATCAGCTTGAGCTGGCCCATGTGCGACACGTCAAACAGGCCCGCAGCGGTGCGGGTGTGTACGTGCTCGGCCATCAAACCAGCGGGGTACTGCACGGGCATGGAATAGCCGGCAAACGGCACCATGCGGGCGCCCAGCTCAATGTGCAGGGCGTTCAGCGGTGTGGAGAGCAGGGGGGCGGCTGGCGTGGCAGAAGGTGCGGACATGGGTGACTCCAGGGCAAATAGGGAGCGCAACCCAATGCGGGTTACGACATTTGCCCTGCTGTCCGCTTTACCTGAGAGATTCACCGCAGTGCCCTGGCTGGCCGTGCGGTTTGCTCCTTCGGTGGATGGCCTCGCACACAGTTTTCATGTGGGGACCACCTCTCTCCAGCAAGGGAACGCCCGCATCACTGCGGGCGGTGGTCAGTCCTTTTGCCTGAGCGTTCGGCTGCTGCCTGCGCCTTCGGCGGTGCCGCGCTGCCTTGGGTTTCAAGGTGGGACACTCTCTCCTGACGGCCGCGATTGTAAGCCTACTTTGCGTAGACCAGATCGCGCAGTGCCAGCGAAATCGAAGGCACGTAGGTGATGACCATGAGGCACGCCAGGATCACGCCTACAAACGGCAGCAGATGTCCCACGATGCGGTCCAGCGAGATCTTGGCCACCGTGCAGGCGGCAAACAGGTTCACACCAAACGGGGGCGTGATCATGCCCAAAGCCAGGTTCACCACCATGATCAGGCCGAAGTGCACCGGGTCGATGCCAAAGTGCATGGCCACCGGCGCAAGGATGGGCGCCAGCACGATGATGGCGGCGCTGGTTTCGATGAACATGCCGATCACGAACAGCGCCGCATTCACGCCCAGCAAGAACATGGCAGGCGATTGCAGCACCGATTCCAACCAGCGGCCAATCGCATCAGGCACACCCGCGCGGGTGATGAGGAAGGCAAACAGACCGGCATTGGCGATGATGAACATGATCACGGCCGACGAGATGGCCGACTTGCGCAAAATGGCGAAGAGGTCCTTGATCTTGATCTCGCGGTAGATCACCACGCCCACAATCAATGCGTAGAACACGGCTACGGCCGAGGCCTCGGTGGGGGTGAACACGCCGCCGTAGATGCCGCCCAGGATGATGACGGGCATGAGCAGCGCCCAGCCCGCTTGCAACGTGGCCTTGCCAAAGGACAGGCGGCCATCGCCATCGTTCTTGCCCCAGCCCTTGTATTTGCAGTACGCCCACACAAACGCCATCAGCGCCAGGCTGATGAGGATGCCGGGGCCAAAGCCTGCAATGAACAGCTCGCCAATCGAGACCTCGGCGCTCACGCCGTACAGGATCATGGGGATGGAGGGCGGAATGATGACGCCCAACTCGGCACTGGTGGCCTGTAACGCCGCCGCGTAGCTGGTGGGGTAGCCGTGCTTGATGAGCGCCGGAATCAGGATGGCGCCGATCGCAAACGTGGTGGCCACCGACGAGCCCGACACGGCGGCAAAAATCATGCAGGTGAGCACGCAGGTCATGGGCAGGCCACCCTGCACACCGCCCACAATGCTCTTGGCAAACTCGACCAGCCGGCGTGAGATACCACCGGTTTCCATCAGGTTGCCTGCCAGGATGAAGAACGGAATGGCCGCCAGCGGGAACTTGTTGATCGAGGCGAACATTTCCTTCACCGAAATCAGCATGTTGGCGTTGGACACCTGGATGCCCAGGATGGACGCCAGCCCGATGGACACGGCCACGGAGACGGTGAGTGCAAAGCACAGCACCATGGTGCAGATCATTACGACGCTCATAGCGTGGCCCCCACGCTCGGCAATGCATGTCCTCGCTGTCCCCCAAGGGGGCCGTTCACTTGCTTGAGGCGGCTCGGCGCGGCGTTCATTGGGCAGTCTCCAGTTCCATGCGCAGTGGGTCGATCAGATTACCGATGATGCCGACGATGCAAAACAAGCCGCCGACTGGCATGGCCAGGTAGGCCCAGAACATGGACACAGACTCCAGCCCGGCCATGCTTTGCACACCGCCGCGGCGCGCGTAGTCCCAGCCAAACCACACGATGATGAGGATGAGCGCCAGCGCCGCGAGCGTCACCACCCAGTCCAGCACACGCTTCATGCGCGGGGGGCTCCAGCGGTACAGCACGTCCACGCTGACCATGGCGCCTTGGCGAAAGGCCGCCGGGATGGCGAGGAACACCATCCAGATCAGGCTGAAGCGGATGAGCACTTCAGTCCACTCGGCAGGCTGCTCCAGCACAAAGCGCATCAGGATCTGGAACATGCCCAGGGCAGAGGCCAGGGCCAGCATGGCGCAGGCCCCGAGCATGGCGGTGGATGTGGTCCACCGTTCAAAGGTTAAAAAAGCGTTTTTCATGGGGTGCAGGCCGCCACTGAACAGAAAGTATGAGAAGACAAAACGCCCGTAGGCACAGGCGCCACGGGCGTTCGGGGTCAGCGGCGGCGTGTCTGCCTCGCGCTTGCGCGTCGCATCAATGGTTGAGTCACTTGACGTCGCGAATCTTGTCGAGCGCGGCTTTGCCAAACTGCTTTTCAAACTCGGCGTTCACTGGTGCCAGGGCTGCGACAAACTTGGCTTTGTCAACGTTGTCGATCACCGTCATGCCCTTGGCGCGCAGGTCGGCCACGCCCTTGGCATCGTCTTCATCCACGCGGGCGCGGTTGGCCTTGGCACCTTCCTTGGCTGCGTCAAGGAAGGCTTGCTTGTCAGCCGCCGACAGTTTGTCGAACGACGCCTTGTTCATCACGAAGATGGCGGGCGAGTAAACGTGGCCGGTCAGGGACAGGTGCTTTTGCACTTGGTCGAACTTGGCCGAGATGATGACCGACAGCGGGTTTTCCTGCCCGTCCACGGTGCCCTGTTGCAGGGCTGTGAACACCTCAGGGAAGGCCATGGGCGTGGTGATGATGCCAAACCCCTTGTACGCGGCAATGTGCACCGGGTTTTCCATCGTGCGCATCTTCAGGCCCTTGAGGTCGCCGGGCTCTTTCACATCGCGCTTGCTGTTGGTCATGTGGCGAAAGCCGTTTTCGGCCCAGGCCAGTGCCTTGAAGCCCTTGGCATCGAACTTGGCCAGCAGGTCTTGGCCGATGGGGCCATCGAGCACCGCGCGGGCATGGGCCTTGTCGCGGAACAGGAAGGGCACATCGAGGATCTTGGTCTCTGGCACAAAGTTGGGCACCGGGCCGCTGGAGCTGAATGCCAGCTCTTGCGTGCCCAGTTGTACGGCTTCAATCGACTCACGCTCACCGCCCAGTGCGCCGTTGTAGAAGGTCTGCACCTTGTAGCGACCGGCTGTGCGCTTTTCCACTTCTTTGGCAAACGTGTCGATGGCCACGCCCTGGTGCGAGTTCTGGGCCGTAGAGATGCTGATGCGCATGGTGGTCTGCGCTGCGGCAGTGGCCACAAAGCCGAGCGCAAGGCTCAGTCCAACGACGAGTTTGGTCAATTGCATGGTGTCTCCTGTTGTGCGGCGCGCCCACGGTGGCACGCCGATTTGGATTCATTATGTTGGCCTGCTTCCCGCAGGAGCATCGGGGTTTGTGCTGGTAAGTGTGCTTATCAGTCACATGGGCTACAGGCCGTGTAGGTGTTGTGGGTGGCAGGGTGGGTGGTGCTGGCATTAGATACCCAACATGGCAAGCGCCCCGTGCTGGCGGTAACCAGCCGGGGCCTTGGCAGTTTGTGCGGCTCCGGTAAGAGCGCCTTGATGGAGCAAGTATGCGGATTGCTTCCTGGTTTTGTTTTCTGTTTTGTCTTTGATTTTTGAGAAATTCAGAAAACTCTTCTGAATAGTCGCCTATGGCGGAATAATGCGCAGCATGGACAAGATTGACCGGAAAATTCTCGCGGTGCTGCAGGCTGATGCCCGCGCCAGCTTGCAAGAGATTGGGCAGGCTGTGGGGCTGAGCCCTTCGCCCTGTTGGGGGCGCATCAAAAAGATGGAAGAGGCGGGTGTGATCCAGGGCTACACGGTGCGCATCAACCCGCAGGCGCTAGACCTGGCCGACACGGTGCTGGTGCAGGTCACGCTCGACAGCCATTCCGACAACACGCTGGAGAAGTTTGGCGAAACGCTGGCGAGTATTCCGGAGGTGATCGAAGCGCACCTGGTATCGGGCGACTACGACTACCTGCTGCGCGTAGTGGTCAAAGACACGCGGGACTATGAGCGCCTGCTGCGCGAGAAGCTCTACAAGATCAAAGGCATCCGCCACAGCCGTTCGAGCTTTGTGTTGCGCACGCTAAAGAAGGCTGATTTACCGCTGTAGCGCTTATTCTGAAAGCGCTGGAAGCTATTGATTTGAGAGCAATGGTTGTTCGTGGCGGTGATTCGCCGCGCCCTGCATCGACATGGCAGGCCCACAAAAAAGGCTCCCGAAGGAGCCTCGATGTACAGGACGGGTGCGCCTTACATGCCCGCGTAGTTGGGGCCGCCACCGCCTTCGGGGGTGACCCACACGATGTTCTGCGTGGGGTCCTTGATGTCGCAGGTTTTGCAATGCACGCAGTTTTGCGCGTTGATCTGCAGGCGCTGGGCATCGCCGCCCTTGGCGGTGTCGGGCACAAATTCGTACACGCCTGCGGGGCAATAGCGCGCCTCGGGGCCTGCGTATTTCGCCAGGTTGATGTTGACGGGCACGCTGGCGTCTTTGAGCGTCAAGTGCGCGGGCTGGTTCTCTTCGTGGTTGGTGTTGCTGATGAACACGCTGGAGAGGCGGTCAAACGTCAGCTTGCCATCGGGCTTGGGGTAGTCGATGGGCTTGCACTCAGCGGCAGGCTTCAGGTACGCGTGGTCGGGCTTGTCGCGGTGCAGCGTCCAGGGGATGTGGCCGCGCAGCACGAACTGCTCGAACCCGTTCATCAGTGTGGCCGTGGTCAGGCCGTACTTGAACCAGTTCTTGAAGTTGCGGTCCTTGTTCAGCTCGGTGTGCAGCCAGCTGGCCTCAAACGCCTTGGGGTAGGCGCTCAGCTCGTCGTGCTGGCGGCCCGCCACGATGGCTTCGTAAGCCGCTTCTGCGGCCAGCATGCCGGTCTTGATAGCGGCATGGCTGCCCTTGATGCGGCCCACGTTCAGGTAGCCCGCGTTGCAGCCCACCAGCGCACCGCCAGGGAACACCGTCTTGGGCAGCGCGTTGATGCCGCTGGCGTTGATGGCGCGTGCGCCGTATGACAGGCGCTTGGCGGTGACTTCGCCCTTTTCATTCTCGAAGTAGTAGCGGACGTTGGGGTGCGTCTTCCAGCGCTGGAACTCTTCAAACGGGCTGAGGTAGGGGTTGGTGTAGCCCAAGCCGGTCACAAAGCCAACAGCGACCTTGTTGCCTTCCAGGTGGTAGAGGAACGCGCCGCCGTAGGTGTCGTTTTCCATGGGCCAGCCAGCGGTGTGCATCACAAAGCCGGGCTGGTGGCGCTTGGGGTCGATCTCCCACAGTTCCTTGATGCCGATGCCAAAGCTTTGTGGGTCGCGACCTTCGTCGAGGTGGAAGCGCGCAATCAACTGCTTACCCAGGTGGCCGCGTGCGCCTTCGGCAAACACGGTGTACTTGCCCAGCAGTTCCATGCCCAGCTGGAAGTTGTCGGTGGGCTCGCCTTCTTTGCCAATGCCCAGGTTGCCCGTGGCCACGCCGCGCACGGAGCCATCGTCGTTGTACAGCACCTCTGCCGCTGTGAAGCCAGGGAAGATTTCCACACCCAGGGCCTCGGCCTGCTCGGCCAGCCACTTGGTGACGGCGCCCAGGCTCACGATGTAGTTGCCGTGGTTGTGCGCAAAGGGGGGCAGCAGCGGGTTGGGCACCCGAAAGCCCGATTTTTTGCTCAGGAAGATGTAGGCGTCATCGGTGACGGGCTGGTTCAGCGGTGCGCCCTTGGCCTTCCAGTCGGGGATCAGCTCGGTCAGGGCTTTGGGGTCCATGATGGCGCCCGAGAGAATGTGCGCGCCAGGCTCAGAGCCTTTTTCCAGCACTACCACCGAGACGTCTTGGCCCTTTTCAGCGGCCAGTTGCTTGAGCCGGATGGCGGTGGACAGGCCGCCTGGGCCGCCGCCCACAACGACCACGTCGTACTCCATGGATTCGCGGGGACCGTACTGGGTCAATATTTCTTCGTTCGTCATGAGCGTCTCGTCGGGCGTTTGATAATGGTCTGATTTTCT
This Acidovorax sp. 106 DNA region includes the following protein-coding sequences:
- the gcvH gene encoding glycine cleavage system protein GcvH, encoding MTVKFSKEHEWINTADAAAAVVGITVHAQDALGDVVFVDLPEVGATFNQGDVAGVVESVKAAADVYMPVTGEIVEVNEALRADPSLANSDPLNTGWFFKVKLADASQLDGLMDETTYTAFAANA
- a CDS encoding TRAP transporter small permease — encoded protein: MKNAFLTFERWTTSTAMLGACAMLALASALGMFQILMRFVLEQPAEWTEVLIRFSLIWMVFLAIPAAFRQGAMVSVDVLYRWSPPRMKRVLDWVVTLAALALILIIVWFGWDYARRGGVQSMAGLESVSMFWAYLAMPVGGLFCIVGIIGNLIDPLRMELETAQ
- the gcvP gene encoding aminomethyl-transferring glycine dehydrogenase yields the protein MTAALPTSLPLSELENATEFLPRHIGIDAADEAHMLSVIGEASRRALIDSIVPRSIARSSAMDLPPATTEAAALAELKAIAGKNQLLKSFIGQGYYGTHTPGVILRNILENPAWYTAYTPYQAEISQGRMEALVNFQTMVCDLTGMPIANASMLDEATAAAEAMTLAKRSVKSKSNVFVVAGDAHPQTIEVIQTRALPLGIEVKLANSAEEWNTLLAGDYFAVLAQYPSTSGRIDDLRADAETAHAKQAAFIVAADLLALTLITPPGEQGADIVVGTTQRFGMPMGAGGPHAAYMACRDEFKRSMPGRLVGVSVDAHGKPAYRLALQTREQHIRREKATSNICTAQVLPAVVASMYAVYHGPQGLKRIAQRVASYTAILAQGLKQLGAPVREQASFDTLSLHTGAATKTIASRAVSMGANLRIYFEEYLCIALDETTTRADIELLWKIFAKDGQALPSFSAFENGVELLIPAALRRTSSYLTHPVFNTHHSETGMLRYIRALSDKDLALDRSMIPLGSCTMKLNATSEMIPITWPEFAGVHPFAPADQQQGYQELDEQLRAWLCQATGYAGISLQPNAGSQGEYAGLLAIKGYHESRGEGHRNICLIPSSAHGTNPASAQMVGMQVVVTKCDDNGNVDMADLQAKCEQHSAHLAAIMITYPSTHGVFETSVKELCALVHSHGGRVYVDGANMNALVGVAAPGEFGGDVSHLNLHKTFCIPHGGGGPGVGPVCVVADLVPFLPGLPGQSDQPQAPAAGKVGPVSAAPLGNAAVLPISWMYIRMMGADGLKAATETAILSANYISARLKDHYPTLYASEGKDGKPGHVAHECILDLRHLKDTSGVMAEDVAKRLIDYGFHAPTLSFPVPNTLMVEPTESETLSELDRFIDAMIAIREEIRQIEAGKLPQDNNPLKNAPHTAESLLSGDWTRPYTREAAAYPVAALRQAKYWSPVGRVDNVYGDRNLFCSCVPVEEMA
- the gcvT gene encoding glycine cleavage system aminomethyltransferase GcvT, giving the protein MSAPSATPAAPLLSTPLNALHIELGARMVPFAGYSMPVQYPAGLMAEHVHTRTAAGLFDVSHMGQLKLIGADAAAAFETLMPVDVIDLPVGKQRYGLLLTDEGTIIDDLMFFNQGVVDGEPTLFVIVNGACKVGDIAHIQARIGQRCKVVPMPDHALLALQGPQAVTALARLAPGVEKLVFMTGGTFTIAGCGCFVTRSGYTGEDGFEISVPAAQADTLARALLAQPEVKPIGLGARNSLRLEAGLCLYGNDIDTTTTPPEAALNWAIQKVRRTGGARSGGFPGADKVLAQIDNPAPLPRKRVGLVALERVPVREHTELQSEGGQKIGEVTSGLLGPTVNEPVAMGYVLPAFAAIGTRVNAIVRGKAVPMEVRAMPFTPANYFRG
- a CDS encoding MerR family transcriptional regulator; the protein is MLLKVGELAQRAGLTVRTLHHYDAIGLLTPSGRSESGYRLYGQADVQRLHAIQTMRQMGLALNDITHLLEGDSVAPERIIGQQIRALDQQIAQATELRGRLTMLRDGLMAGAEPDMGNWLEALALMTTYGKYFSSAELKQIFSSWNLIESDWLVVKDLVQSAMDRQLPPDTPEVQALAYRWMGLMLHWMGGDLDLLERWGHMFRTEPSTQGRNHAPPGEMIAYIETAIKLRMALLEKYLTRDDLRTLGHVPHTDWAALEADVQQLLARAVPHQHPDAAAAALRWSALFDTLTRSSPELRQKLLTASASEPLLQAGSPLSAPVRSYLQAALARAATANASTEARPYAQG
- a CDS encoding TRAP transporter large permease, with protein sequence MSVVMICTMVLCFALTVSVAVSIGLASILGIQVSNANMLISVKEMFASINKFPLAAIPFFILAGNLMETGGISRRLVEFAKSIVGGVQGGLPMTCVLTCMIFAAVSGSSVATTFAIGAILIPALIKHGYPTSYAAALQATSAELGVIIPPSIPMILYGVSAEVSIGELFIAGFGPGILISLALMAFVWAYCKYKGWGKNDGDGRLSFGKATLQAGWALLMPVIILGGIYGGVFTPTEASAVAVFYALIVGVVIYREIKIKDLFAILRKSAISSAVIMFIIANAGLFAFLITRAGVPDAIGRWLESVLQSPAMFLLGVNAALFVIGMFIETSAAIIVLAPILAPVAMHFGIDPVHFGLIMVVNLALGMITPPFGVNLFAACTVAKISLDRIVGHLLPFVGVILACLMVITYVPSISLALRDLVYAK
- a CDS encoding FKBP-type peptidyl-prolyl cis-trans isomerase, whose amino-acid sequence is MRVLFALLASLALAPATMAQTAPVTTGSGLVYQSIKDGTGESPKATDTVKVHYKGMFLDGKEFDSSYKRGEPTEFPLNRVIPCWTEGVQRMKPGGKAKLTCPPGIAYGANGAGGVIPPNATLNFEIELISVKR